From the genome of Gemmatimonas phototrophica, one region includes:
- a CDS encoding glycosyltransferase, translating to MRAAPRVLFVTHNAPRFPGDAAGSFVLRLAVGLRQHGARVEIIAPGAAGLAPSSVIEGVPVQRVRYASDERMTLAYTGNMAETVMGSWSGRLALLQLLRATRRAVRTAVDDARRAGDPYDVVHVHWWFPSGLALWGGRRPDDPPIVITLHGSDVRLAEKKTLVHPVMRGVLGQAGARTAVSTWLKDIAQRIAPDRAIVVAPMPVDAQQFLALPHLDARQGILFVGRLNSQKGLADLLAALAFPSLAGVTLQVVGDGPDREALQQQAAHLGLNSRIQWHGTLPQPALAPLYPSARAVVMPSRGEGLGLVAVEAQLCATPVIAYNNGGVIDVVQPEHGGTLVPTGDVQALASAIAQVIASESTVERLGMLARADMLSRFTPQAVSARYLEIYGEAVAQQTRGT from the coding sequence ATGCGTGCGGCTCCGCGCGTCCTGTTTGTGACGCACAACGCGCCCCGGTTCCCCGGGGATGCCGCCGGTTCGTTTGTCCTCCGCCTCGCCGTTGGCCTTCGGCAACACGGGGCACGGGTAGAGATCATTGCTCCCGGCGCTGCGGGGCTCGCACCCAGCAGTGTCATCGAAGGGGTGCCTGTTCAACGCGTTCGCTATGCCAGCGACGAACGCATGACCCTCGCCTATACGGGGAACATGGCCGAGACGGTCATGGGGTCGTGGAGTGGGCGACTCGCCTTGCTGCAACTCCTCCGCGCCACCCGACGTGCCGTCCGTACCGCCGTGGACGACGCCCGCCGCGCCGGCGATCCGTACGACGTGGTCCATGTCCATTGGTGGTTCCCGTCGGGGCTCGCCCTGTGGGGAGGCCGACGCCCAGATGATCCCCCCATCGTGATCACGCTGCATGGATCCGATGTGCGATTGGCCGAGAAAAAGACGCTCGTGCACCCGGTCATGCGCGGTGTGCTCGGGCAGGCCGGGGCGCGTACTGCCGTGTCTACATGGCTGAAGGACATCGCCCAGCGCATTGCGCCAGATCGCGCGATTGTCGTGGCCCCCATGCCGGTGGACGCCCAACAGTTCCTTGCGCTCCCGCATCTTGACGCGCGGCAGGGCATCCTGTTTGTGGGCCGTCTCAACAGCCAAAAGGGGCTGGCCGACCTTCTCGCGGCGCTGGCATTCCCTTCATTGGCCGGCGTCACGTTGCAGGTCGTGGGCGATGGCCCCGACCGGGAAGCGCTGCAGCAGCAAGCCGCTCACCTTGGCCTGAACAGTCGCATTCAGTGGCATGGCACACTTCCTCAGCCAGCGCTCGCTCCGCTGTACCCATCGGCACGTGCCGTGGTGATGCCGTCGCGAGGTGAAGGCCTCGGCCTCGTCGCGGTGGAAGCGCAGCTGTGTGCCACCCCGGTCATTGCGTACAACAACGGCGGCGTCATCGACGTTGTACAACCTGAACACGGCGGCACCCTCGTTCCCACCGGGGATGTGCAGGCGCTGGCCTCCGCCATCGCGCAGGTCATCGCGAGCGAGAGCACCGTCGAGCGCCTCGGTATGCTGGCCCGCGCCGACATGCTGTCTCGCTTCACACCGCAGGCGGTATCCGCTCGCTACCTCGAGATTTATGGCGAGGCGGTCGCTCAGCAAACGAGGGGAACGTGA
- a CDS encoding glycosyltransferase family 2 protein, whose translation MAVRTRPFPVAARAGNRPLVDVSVLVPAKDEAGNLALFLELCEVMISAQSAQYEVIVVDDGSSDGSWALLQELRERFPFLHPVRHRAQRGIAEALRTGYLHSRGQVLVFYPADLQFKPEDIPSLVGPILAGESEMVTGYKQGKYEKAFVSGIYNKLSRTLFHVPVRDLNNVKAYRREIMAALPMRPDFHRYMIVMAAAQGFTVTEVPIPLYPRHAGRSKFGLSRIPIGVLDMLAVWFELRFGQKPLLAFGMLGVALFALGVLAGFGALAWLLISGQGQRWAWTVIQTCLMLGSIFFATGLLGEQIAQQRSEVRELRRELDELAAGQQETDEQGLARATVRDDA comes from the coding sequence ATGGCTGTTCGCACCCGTCCTTTCCCTGTCGCTGCACGAGCGGGCAACCGCCCCCTCGTGGACGTCAGTGTGCTCGTCCCGGCCAAGGATGAAGCCGGCAACCTCGCCCTGTTCCTCGAGTTGTGCGAGGTGATGATCAGTGCGCAGTCCGCGCAGTACGAAGTCATCGTGGTGGACGACGGGTCGAGCGATGGCAGTTGGGCGCTGCTGCAGGAGCTGCGGGAGCGATTTCCCTTCCTGCATCCCGTCCGCCATCGGGCCCAACGCGGAATCGCCGAAGCACTCCGTACCGGGTACCTGCATTCCCGCGGTCAGGTGCTGGTGTTTTATCCGGCCGACCTGCAATTCAAGCCGGAAGACATCCCAAGCCTGGTGGGTCCCATTCTCGCCGGCGAGTCCGAGATGGTAACCGGATACAAGCAGGGTAAGTATGAGAAGGCGTTTGTCTCGGGCATTTACAACAAGCTCAGTCGGACGCTCTTCCACGTGCCGGTGCGTGATCTCAATAACGTGAAGGCGTACCGTCGGGAGATCATGGCCGCACTGCCCATGCGTCCGGATTTTCATCGGTACATGATTGTCATGGCCGCCGCGCAGGGCTTTACGGTTACCGAAGTCCCCATTCCGCTGTACCCGCGGCATGCCGGGCGCTCAAAGTTTGGCCTGTCGCGCATTCCCATCGGTGTGCTGGACATGCTTGCCGTCTGGTTTGAGCTGCGCTTTGGTCAGAAGCCCTTGCTCGCCTTCGGGATGCTCGGCGTGGCCCTCTTTGCCCTGGGCGTACTCGCTGGATTCGGGGCCCTGGCGTGGCTGCTCATCTCCGGTCAGGGTCAGCGTTGGGCTTGGACCGTGATTCAGACGTGCCTCATGCTTGGCTCGATCTTTTTTGCGACAGGTCTTCTGGGCGAACAGATTGCCCAGCAGCGCTCCGAGGTGCGCGAGTTGCGCCGCGAGCTGGATGAACTGGCCGCTGGCCAGCAGGAGACGGACGAACAGGGACTCGCGCGCGCCACGGTGCGCGACGACGCCTGA
- the rpoN gene encoding RNA polymerase factor sigma-54, protein MKTGLQQNAGLRQELKVNPRLYQAMDLLYMPLLDLQQHLKQELLTNPFLELVEPEDEDDDSSDAEDTTAEAQDLAEPETTTESEPEKTGDDDVDWEAVLLDGFETGGQREEHEQREWYEPVTVATKDLSDHLTEQLSLIELTPLQAFLADEFVGNINDDGYLACPLEEIQRGINELLTREAEERDLDTDAPGFSDAQMLEMLQIIQDLDPPGVGARDLRECLLLQLRAAGQRESLAYRLVEEAFDELIAHRWSELSKRFGISAQDVQSAHDEIAKLDPKPGLRFSASSDNYIIPDLVVDKIDNEYHIFLNDGNLPRLKLSRTYQEIARDKKKFDTESKDFIASKLNSANWMIQAIEQRRQTMLKVMHYIVDRQKDFFERGVQALKPLTLREVAEAVGMHESTVSRVTNEKFVQTPRGVLPLKFFFSSGLSTADGDDVSARGIKDQIEKLVAGEDTKNPLTDQAIVEILQQTGVQIARRTVAKYRDQLGVLPARMRKRV, encoded by the coding sequence ATGAAAACCGGACTGCAACAAAACGCCGGCCTCCGGCAAGAGCTGAAAGTCAATCCTCGCCTGTATCAGGCGATGGATTTGCTGTACATGCCCCTGCTCGATCTCCAGCAGCATCTCAAACAGGAACTGCTCACCAATCCCTTCCTCGAGTTGGTGGAGCCTGAGGACGAAGACGACGATTCGTCCGATGCCGAAGACACCACGGCGGAAGCTCAGGATCTGGCCGAGCCGGAAACGACAACGGAATCAGAACCGGAGAAGACCGGTGACGATGACGTGGATTGGGAAGCCGTGCTGTTGGATGGTTTTGAAACCGGTGGCCAGCGCGAAGAACACGAGCAACGGGAATGGTATGAGCCCGTGACGGTTGCGACCAAGGATCTTTCGGATCACTTGACCGAGCAGCTGTCTCTCATTGAGCTCACGCCGCTGCAGGCGTTTCTTGCCGACGAATTTGTCGGCAACATCAACGATGACGGGTATCTGGCGTGCCCACTCGAGGAGATCCAGCGCGGTATCAACGAGCTCCTCACGCGTGAAGCCGAAGAGCGCGACCTCGACACCGACGCGCCCGGTTTCTCGGACGCGCAGATGCTGGAAATGCTGCAGATCATCCAGGATCTCGATCCCCCCGGCGTAGGCGCTCGCGACCTCAGGGAATGCCTGTTGCTGCAGCTGCGTGCAGCCGGTCAGCGCGAATCACTGGCGTACCGTTTGGTGGAAGAGGCCTTTGATGAGCTGATCGCCCACCGCTGGAGCGAACTCTCCAAGCGATTCGGAATCAGCGCGCAGGACGTGCAGAGTGCGCACGACGAGATCGCCAAGCTCGATCCCAAGCCCGGGCTGCGCTTCAGCGCCAGCAGCGACAATTACATCATTCCCGATCTCGTGGTCGACAAGATCGACAACGAGTATCACATCTTCCTGAACGACGGCAACCTTCCGCGTCTCAAGCTCTCCCGTACGTATCAGGAAATCGCCCGCGACAAGAAGAAGTTCGATACCGAGAGCAAGGACTTCATCGCGAGCAAGCTCAATTCCGCCAATTGGATGATCCAGGCAATTGAGCAACGGCGTCAGACCATGCTCAAGGTGATGCACTACATCGTTGATCGGCAGAAGGATTTCTTTGAGCGAGGGGTGCAGGCGCTCAAGCCGTTGACCTTGCGCGAGGTCGCCGAGGCCGTCGGCATGCATGAATCCACGGTCAGCCGCGTAACGAACGAAAAATTCGTACAGACGCCCCGTGGAGTCTTGCCCCTCAAGTTCTTCTTTTCGTCCGGGCTCTCAACCGCTGATGGTGACGACGTTTCTGCCCGAGGCATCAAGGATCAGATTGAAAAGCTGGTCGCTGGTGAAGACACCAAGAACCCGCTGACCGATCAGGCCATCGTCGAAATTCTGCAGCAGACTGGCGTCCAGATTGCGCGGCGCACGGTGGCCAAGTACCGTGACCAACTCGGCGTACTCCCCGCGCGTATGCGCAAGCGCGTCTGA
- the lptB gene encoding LPS export ABC transporter ATP-binding protein, giving the protein MRATGEHRAVQAPGNPRAAVPPDASVLSAEGLVKVYRSRRVVNDVALRVAQGEIVGLLGPNGAGKTTTFYMLVGLIAPQTGKINLDGTDITNMPMYERARQGIGYLSQEPSIFRKLTVEQNILAILETLDLSASERKERLETLLDELSIKHLRHSRAFQLSGGERRRLEITRALVTQPKFMMLDEPFAGVDPIAVHDIQQIVAGLRHRGIGVLISDHNVEQTLDIVDRAYIMYDGVVKVSGTVRELVFDDTVAEIYLGPTLSARLRARFAEADEGVRA; this is encoded by the coding sequence ATGCGCGCCACGGGTGAGCACCGCGCGGTGCAGGCGCCGGGGAATCCCAGGGCGGCAGTGCCCCCTGATGCGTCCGTCCTTTCGGCCGAAGGGCTGGTAAAGGTGTACCGCAGCCGTCGCGTGGTGAATGACGTGGCGCTGCGCGTTGCCCAGGGGGAGATCGTGGGGCTGCTCGGCCCGAATGGCGCCGGCAAGACCACCACCTTCTACATGCTCGTGGGGCTCATTGCACCGCAGACCGGGAAGATCAACCTCGACGGAACCGACATCACCAACATGCCCATGTACGAGAGGGCACGTCAGGGAATCGGCTACCTGTCACAGGAACCGTCCATCTTCCGCAAGCTCACGGTGGAACAGAACATTCTGGCCATCCTCGAAACGCTGGATCTCAGCGCGTCGGAGCGGAAAGAACGACTGGAAACATTGCTGGATGAATTGAGCATCAAGCACCTGCGACACAGTCGCGCGTTTCAGCTCTCCGGCGGAGAGCGCCGCCGCCTGGAGATCACGCGCGCCTTGGTCACGCAGCCCAAGTTCATGATGCTTGATGAGCCCTTTGCCGGCGTCGATCCCATTGCGGTGCACGATATCCAGCAGATCGTGGCCGGACTCCGCCACCGTGGCATCGGCGTACTCATCAGTGATCATAATGTCGAGCAAACCCTCGACATCGTCGATCGGGCGTACATTATGTACGATGGCGTCGTGAAAGTATCCGGTACGGTTCGTGAACTGGTATTTGACGACACCGTGGCGGAAATCTACCTCGGACCGACGTTGTCGGCCCGACTCCGTGCACGCTTCGCGGAAGCTGACGAGGGAGTACGGGCCTAA
- the lptC gene encoding LPS export ABC transporter periplasmic protein LptC, whose protein sequence is MSARPGRTARFWMYGAISVLLLGGAACPKKPATTKRAQRSAMPDSADQMGFGVRHVLTNRGVSNGELLADTAYMYEDGTRLEMRRVNMTFYTAQGVKDGVLTSKTGTYNSRLQRLEARGDVVVIREDGKRFSSQQLVFDQVRNQFFSDSAFVLNEPKRELSGIGFESDPKLNNFKCLKSCKGIAPVQVPTR, encoded by the coding sequence ATGAGCGCGCGTCCAGGCCGTACGGCCCGTTTCTGGATGTATGGTGCCATCAGCGTGCTGCTGTTGGGCGGTGCGGCATGTCCCAAGAAGCCGGCCACCACCAAGCGGGCGCAGCGCTCCGCCATGCCCGACTCGGCAGACCAGATGGGCTTTGGCGTGCGGCACGTCCTGACCAACAGAGGCGTCAGCAATGGCGAGCTGTTGGCCGACACGGCATACATGTACGAAGACGGCACCCGGCTCGAAATGCGCCGGGTGAATATGACATTCTACACGGCGCAGGGCGTGAAGGATGGTGTGCTGACGTCAAAAACCGGCACGTACAACTCCCGTCTGCAGCGATTGGAGGCCCGGGGAGACGTCGTCGTGATTCGCGAAGATGGCAAGCGGTTCAGCTCCCAGCAGCTGGTGTTTGATCAAGTGCGGAACCAGTTCTTTTCCGACTCCGCCTTTGTCCTGAACGAACCCAAGCGCGAACTGTCGGGAATCGGCTTCGAATCGGATCCGAAACTCAACAATTTCAAGTGCCTCAAGAGCTGCAAGGGTATTGCACCGGTCCAGGTGCCCACCCGTTGA
- a CDS encoding KpsF/GutQ family sugar-phosphate isomerase, with product MDVHDSAVLIERGRRVLALEAEALRASEAALGDAFVHAVRLLAACTGRVIVAGVGKSGLVGRKMAATFTSTGTPAMFLHPVESVHGDLGIVGADDVAILISKSGESDELLGLIEALARLGVRRIAMTAVPSSRLSRLSDVTLDLLVREEACPHDLAPTTSTTVTMALGDALAVAVLQAKGFQAEDFARLHPGGALGRRLLTRVSDVMVRETLPVLARTATMREAVVLLAERRGIAVVVEQGRVSGVVTAGDLTRLLERQQDVLSVPVEAVMSTSPRLAEDHELGSAVVHRMETHGIMAMPVIDTAGQLVGVVHLHDLMRAGAV from the coding sequence ATCGATGTGCACGACAGCGCCGTGTTGATCGAGCGTGGACGTCGTGTGCTGGCGCTGGAGGCGGAAGCGTTGCGCGCCAGTGAAGCCGCACTGGGGGACGCCTTTGTGCACGCGGTACGACTTCTGGCGGCCTGTACAGGTCGAGTGATCGTGGCAGGGGTCGGAAAGTCGGGGCTGGTCGGTCGCAAGATGGCCGCCACGTTTACCTCGACGGGTACGCCGGCCATGTTTCTCCATCCTGTGGAGAGTGTGCATGGTGATCTGGGCATTGTCGGTGCCGACGACGTGGCCATTCTCATCTCCAAGAGCGGAGAAAGCGACGAACTGCTGGGGCTCATCGAGGCGCTGGCGCGCTTGGGCGTGAGGCGGATCGCCATGACCGCGGTACCGTCGTCGCGGTTGTCGCGGTTGTCCGATGTCACGCTGGATTTGCTGGTGAGGGAAGAGGCGTGTCCGCATGACCTCGCTCCCACCACCAGCACGACGGTCACCATGGCACTCGGTGATGCGCTGGCGGTCGCGGTGTTGCAGGCCAAAGGATTTCAGGCGGAGGACTTCGCGCGACTCCACCCGGGTGGTGCCCTCGGGCGCCGCCTGCTGACGCGGGTGTCGGATGTGATGGTGCGAGAAACGCTTCCGGTGCTGGCGCGAACCGCCACCATGCGTGAGGCCGTCGTGTTGCTGGCGGAACGCCGGGGAATTGCGGTGGTTGTGGAACAGGGGCGGGTATCCGGGGTCGTCACGGCAGGAGATCTGACACGCCTGTTGGAGCGTCAGCAGGATGTCCTGTCAGTTCCCGTCGAGGCGGTCATGTCCACGTCGCCGCGCCTGGCTGAAGATCACGAATTAGGGAGTGCTGTAGTGCATCGCATGGAAACACACGGCATCATGGCCATGCCGGTTATTGACACCGCGGGGCAGCTGGTGGGTGTGGTGCACCTGCATGATCTCATGCGCGCCGGCGCGGTATGA
- a CDS encoding KdsC family phosphatase, with product MSSGEGLPPLLIHPARLDVALAKRIKLVGFDVDGVLTDGGLYLGSASRDGAHVPFELKRYDVQDGLGMAMLRDCGLKVAIITGRVSESVAMRARELRVDACIQDPQARKLPALRRLCTDLGVELDEVAFVGDDLPDVAVLRAVGLPVAVGNSTPEAARAAHLRLNARGGYGAVREFAEALLYARGEWTDAVERYVKSRSGDAHEGSEVPQ from the coding sequence ATGTCCAGTGGCGAAGGGCTCCCTCCCCTCCTGATTCATCCGGCCCGCCTTGATGTCGCGCTGGCCAAGCGCATCAAGCTGGTTGGATTTGATGTGGATGGCGTGTTGACAGATGGCGGCTTGTATCTGGGAAGTGCGTCCCGGGATGGCGCGCACGTTCCATTTGAACTCAAGCGCTACGATGTACAGGACGGACTTGGTATGGCCATGCTGCGCGACTGTGGACTCAAGGTGGCGATCATCACGGGGCGTGTCTCGGAAAGTGTGGCCATGCGCGCCCGGGAGCTTCGGGTTGATGCCTGCATCCAGGACCCGCAGGCCCGGAAGCTTCCGGCGCTGCGCCGTCTTTGCACCGATCTGGGTGTCGAGCTCGACGAAGTCGCCTTTGTTGGCGACGATCTCCCTGACGTGGCGGTGCTGCGTGCGGTCGGGCTGCCCGTCGCCGTGGGCAACAGTACGCCAGAAGCCGCCCGGGCTGCTCACCTGCGCCTCAATGCCCGGGGTGGCTACGGTGCCGTTCGCGAATTTGCCGAGGCCTTGCTGTATGCCCGTGGGGAGTGGACGGATGCGGTGGAGCGCTATGTGAAGAGTCGCAGTGGGGATGCACACGAAGGATCGGAGGTGCCGCAGTGA
- the kdsA gene encoding 3-deoxy-8-phosphooctulonate synthase gives MSPVSLPLFSADRLFLIAGPCQLEDDTLNLRVGEALARLAEHVPGGIIFKASFDKANRSNVDGVRGPGLEAGLAALARVRAATGLPILTDVHDAAQCAPAAEIVDVLQIPAFLCRQTDLLLAAGATGKAVNVKKGQWMHPEGMKGAVRKVEAGAALAGRETGALAVTERGTFFGYGDLVVDMRAFPRLREACGVPVIFDATHSVQQPGKGQGGSSGGAREFIPPLTFAAIAAGAQGLFLETHPEPDRAPSDGPNMIPLDALPDLVRRAVDIWDRSTR, from the coding sequence GTGAGTCCGGTGAGTCTCCCGCTCTTTTCCGCGGACCGCCTTTTCTTGATTGCCGGTCCGTGCCAACTCGAAGACGACACGCTCAATCTGCGTGTTGGCGAGGCGTTGGCTCGGCTCGCCGAGCACGTACCGGGCGGCATTATCTTCAAGGCCAGTTTCGACAAGGCCAATCGCTCCAACGTGGATGGAGTGCGCGGTCCTGGGCTGGAAGCGGGGCTGGCGGCGCTGGCACGCGTGCGGGCGGCCACAGGGCTCCCCATACTCACCGATGTGCACGACGCCGCGCAGTGTGCGCCCGCCGCGGAAATTGTGGACGTTCTGCAGATTCCCGCCTTTCTGTGCCGCCAGACGGATCTGCTCCTTGCCGCAGGTGCCACGGGCAAGGCGGTGAACGTGAAGAAGGGCCAGTGGATGCACCCTGAGGGAATGAAGGGTGCCGTCAGAAAGGTGGAGGCCGGTGCCGCCCTGGCTGGCCGGGAGACGGGAGCACTCGCGGTAACGGAGCGCGGCACCTTTTTCGGGTATGGCGATCTGGTCGTAGACATGCGGGCGTTTCCGCGACTGCGCGAAGCGTGCGGTGTCCCCGTCATCTTTGATGCAACCCACAGTGTGCAGCAGCCAGGCAAAGGGCAGGGTGGCAGCAGTGGTGGCGCGCGCGAGTTTATCCCGCCGCTGACATTCGCGGCCATCGCCGCCGGCGCCCAAGGATTGTTTCTGGAGACGCATCCGGAACCGGATCGTGCCCCCAGCGATGGCCCGAACATGATCCCGCTAGACGCACTGCCGGATCTGGTGCGTCGTGCGGTGGACATCTGGGATCGGTCCACGCGTTGA
- a CDS encoding CTP synthase, whose translation MSTSLTPTGQTSAPKYIFVTGGVVSSLGKGIAAASLGRLLVERGFRVTMMKLDPYLNVDPGTMSPFQHGEVFVTDDGAETDLDLGHYERFLDRPLSQANNITTGRIYSNVITKERRGEYLGSTVQVIPHITDEIKNAVKRIAPGNDVVLVEIGGTVGDIESLPFLEAIRQFRREVGKENAIFVHLTLVPYIAAAGEVKTKPTQHSVRELMEIGIQPDFLICRSEKPLQDDVKRKIALFCNVDFGAVIESPDVPTIYEIPLVFEQQGFAERVMERLRLSAPAPDLSAWRAMVGRITNPRERVKICVVGKYTDYIDSYKSVQEALIHGGIANDVGVELAWTSSDLFTSAEKAREILSQYHGLLVPGGFGVRGVEGMVEAIRAAREMQLPFFGICLGMQVAIIEFARHVLGLTDSHSSEFAPECGNPVISLMDTQREVTDKGGTMRLGAYPCRLQRGSKAAEIYGQAEVSERHRHRYEVSNRYRERFIEQGMRLSGLSPDDSLVEMIELPSHPWFVGCQFHPELQSRPLRPHPLFAGFVAASDRRRRAELEASQAPDLAHVNQ comes from the coding sequence ATGTCCACTTCGCTCACTCCGACCGGTCAGACGTCCGCGCCGAAGTACATCTTCGTTACTGGCGGCGTCGTATCGTCACTCGGCAAGGGCATCGCTGCGGCATCGCTGGGACGCTTGCTCGTGGAACGCGGGTTCCGCGTCACCATGATGAAACTTGATCCGTACCTCAACGTCGACCCCGGTACGATGTCGCCGTTTCAGCACGGTGAAGTGTTCGTGACCGATGACGGCGCCGAAACCGATCTCGACCTCGGGCACTACGAGCGCTTTCTTGATCGTCCCTTGTCGCAGGCGAACAACATCACCACGGGCCGGATCTACTCGAACGTGATCACCAAGGAACGTCGGGGTGAGTATCTCGGCTCTACGGTGCAGGTCATTCCGCACATCACGGACGAAATCAAGAATGCGGTCAAGCGCATCGCTCCGGGCAACGATGTGGTGCTGGTCGAAATTGGCGGCACCGTTGGCGATATCGAGTCGCTGCCGTTCCTCGAAGCCATTCGTCAGTTCCGGCGTGAAGTGGGCAAGGAGAATGCCATTTTCGTGCATCTCACCTTGGTGCCCTACATCGCGGCTGCCGGCGAGGTGAAAACCAAGCCCACGCAGCATTCCGTGCGTGAGCTCATGGAAATCGGTATCCAGCCGGACTTCCTGATTTGCCGCAGTGAGAAGCCCCTGCAGGATGACGTCAAGCGCAAAATTGCGCTCTTCTGCAACGTGGACTTTGGCGCGGTCATTGAGAGTCCCGATGTGCCGACCATCTACGAAATCCCGCTGGTGTTTGAGCAGCAGGGATTTGCCGAACGGGTCATGGAACGGTTGCGCCTCAGTGCACCAGCTCCTGACCTCTCCGCGTGGCGCGCCATGGTGGGGCGCATCACCAATCCGCGTGAGCGCGTGAAGATCTGCGTCGTCGGGAAGTACACCGACTACATCGACAGTTACAAGAGCGTCCAGGAAGCGTTGATCCATGGCGGCATTGCCAACGACGTTGGAGTGGAACTGGCGTGGACGTCGAGCGATCTGTTCACCAGCGCCGAGAAGGCGCGCGAGATCCTGTCACAGTACCATGGGCTGCTCGTGCCAGGCGGGTTTGGCGTGCGCGGAGTGGAAGGCATGGTGGAAGCCATTCGCGCAGCGCGCGAAATGCAGTTGCCCTTCTTCGGTATCTGCCTGGGAATGCAAGTGGCCATCATTGAGTTCGCGCGCCATGTGCTTGGGCTGACCGATAGCCATTCCAGCGAATTCGCACCGGAGTGCGGCAACCCGGTCATTTCGCTCATGGACACGCAGCGTGAAGTGACCGACAAGGGCGGCACCATGCGACTCGGCGCTTACCCCTGCCGTTTGCAGCGCGGCTCCAAGGCCGCGGAGATCTATGGTCAGGCGGAGGTCAGTGAACGGCATCGCCATCGCTACGAGGTCTCCAATCGGTATCGCGAGCGCTTCATCGAGCAGGGCATGCGACTTAGTGGGTTGTCGCCAGATGATTCGCTGGTCGAGATGATTGAGCTGCCGTCGCATCCCTGGTTTGTGGGGTGTCAGTTCCATCCTGAGCTGCAGTCACGTCCGCTGCGCCCGCATCCGCTCTTTGCCGGCTTTGTGGCGGCCTCCGATCGCCGTCGTCGGGCCGAACTTGAGGCGTCGCAGGCGCCTGACCTCGCGCACGTCAACCAGTGA
- the kdsB gene encoding 3-deoxy-manno-octulosonate cytidylyltransferase, with product MAVLAVIPARLGATRLPRKPLRLLGGEPLVVRVYQRVFALGVADHVVVATDHDDVQDACRSRGIPVVMTRHDHPSGTDRVAEVAAHPDFSTFDVLLNVQGDEPFVSREALAGAVHVVAAGRAPIGTAAVPVTAEALGQPDVVKVVCTDEGLALYFSRAPIPFLRDPSDIALLTPLVHQHVGVYAYSRPALQQWVLWPPHPLELVERLEQLRPLAHGLAIGVALVPSADGGIDTEHDLQRANARWDQLYTDTVPTASA from the coding sequence ATGGCCGTCCTCGCGGTGATCCCGGCGCGCCTTGGCGCGACCCGACTTCCCCGCAAACCACTTCGCCTCCTGGGGGGCGAACCGCTTGTCGTCCGGGTCTATCAGCGGGTGTTCGCCCTCGGGGTTGCCGACCATGTGGTGGTAGCGACCGATCACGACGACGTCCAGGACGCGTGCCGGTCGCGTGGTATCCCGGTCGTCATGACCCGCCATGACCATCCCAGTGGCACCGATCGGGTGGCTGAAGTCGCCGCGCATCCGGACTTTTCCACCTTCGATGTCCTGCTCAATGTACAAGGGGACGAGCCCTTTGTGTCCCGCGAGGCCTTGGCCGGTGCGGTGCATGTGGTCGCGGCCGGTCGGGCGCCCATTGGTACCGCCGCCGTGCCGGTCACTGCGGAGGCGCTTGGGCAGCCGGATGTGGTGAAAGTCGTCTGCACCGACGAGGGGCTCGCGCTCTATTTTTCACGGGCACCCATTCCGTTTCTTCGTGATCCTTCGGATATCGCGCTCCTCACCCCACTCGTGCACCAGCATGTGGGGGTGTATGCGTATTCCCGGCCCGCGCTGCAACAGTGGGTGCTGTGGCCCCCACACCCGCTCGAACTCGTCGAACGCCTTGAGCAACTGCGTCCGCTCGCCCATGGCCTGGCCATTGGCGTAGCGCTGGTGCCCAGCGCCGACGGCGGGATCGACACCGAACACGACCTGCAGCGCGCCAACGCGCGCTGGGATCAGCTGTATACCGACACCGTGCCGACTGCGTCTGCCTGA